One Dermacentor andersoni chromosome 6, qqDerAnde1_hic_scaffold, whole genome shotgun sequence genomic window carries:
- the LOC126522318 gene encoding uncharacterized protein, with amino-acid sequence MAHTTHLSTSQAIFAFLLLLCPCTAYSEYDPSQPLVLSSKATIYQQTGNYLHIDPLQLLRPAFCAPSSSTVSSHRSGNLSGCPSVSPFSWHGSSIWSTMAHTTHLSTSQVCKNFPLYAKKSDDPFLLLLPCQQVLCEIVADCFSMALLLLCSGDVETNPGPTTRTKALLELQNLPSNPSEQTEVLFRLLKDLQARSVQSAKGQAELVNDVKAIKVGQKNIETKMECIQKRLDNLEEKTNVLDHLHDEMTGIQASAQAQTTRLDSLLMRVDELEDRSRRNNLIFHGIRDSRESWEQSESRLREALTGVIDSLPDTAIERAHRISHYTPNKCRPIVVKFTNTKIKDKVFSMRAQLKEKGISISEDFSPATRHVRKKLIEYAKSQPQPCPFQLRYTKLIMNKKQFVYDPATDTVNEHAPYEPRDNGGHANSQHVPS; translated from the coding sequence atggctcatacaacgcacctttccacttcgcagGCGATCTTCGCGTTCTTGTTGCTGCTGTGTCCGTGCACAGCGTATTCGGAGTATGACCCTTCGCAACCACTggtactatcaagcaaggccacaatctaccagcagaccggcaactatctccacatcgacccactacaactactgcgcccagCCTTCTGCGCACCATCATCGTCAACCGTGTCGTCACATCGCagtggcaacttaagcggctgtccgagcgtcagtccgtttagttggcacggaagcagcatttggagcaccatggctcatacaacgcacctttccacttcgcagGTCTGTAAAAACTTTCCGCTTTATGCTAAGAAAAGTGACGACCCATTTTTGCTATTGCTTCCGTGCCAACAAGTGCTCTGTGAAATTGTCGCAGATTGTTTCTCTATGGCGTTGCTGTTATTGTGCTCAGGTGACGTGGAAACTAATCCAGGTCCTACTACGCGTACTAAGGCATTACTCGAGCTGCAGAATTTGCCATCAAATCCTTCTGAGCAGACGGAAGTTCTTTTCCGGCTGTTAAAAGACCTTCAGGCTCGTTCTGTACAATCTGCTAAGGGTCAGGCCGAGTTGGTTAACGACGTCAAGGCTATTAAGGTTGGTCAAAAGAACATCGAGACCAAAATGGAATGTATCCAGAAAAGATTAgacaaccttgaagaaaaaacaaatgtTCTAGACCATCTCCATGATGAAATGACTGGCATTCAGGCGTCGGCTCAAGCCCAAACAACTCGGCTTGACTCTTTACTAATGCGCGTTGACGAACTTGAGGACAGATCGCGACGCAACAACCTCATATTTCACGGCATCCGTGACTCTCGGGAATCGTGGGAACAGTCCGAATCACGCTTAAGAGAAGCACTAACCGGTGTAATCGATAGCCTGCCTGACACGGCAATCGAACGTGCTCATCGCATTAGCCACTACACGCCTAATAAGTGTCGCCCAATTGTAGTTAAATTCACCAACACGAAAATAAAAGACAAAGTATTTTCTATGCGCGCACAGCTGAAAGAAAAGGGTATTTCTATCTCCGAAGATTTTTCGCCCGCCACCCGTCACGTCCGTAAAAAACTAATTGAGTACGCTAAAAGCCAGCCCCAACCATGCCCTTTCCAGTTAAGGTACACCAAACTAATAATGAATAAAAAACAGTTCGTCTATGACCCGGCAACAGACACCGTCAACGAGCATGCGCCATATGAACCACGAGATAACGGCGGGCATGCAAATTCCCAGCACGTGCCCAGTTAG